One Cryptomeria japonica chromosome 9, Sugi_1.0, whole genome shotgun sequence genomic window carries:
- the LOC131044491 gene encoding glutamate receptor 2.7, with protein sequence MGSSMPTIFICIYFICCCCCCSRAQNLTVNIGVIYQLDAFGKVVKPAFELAAEDANKNFEQQNSSIRLVLHFKDSGGDPVLAASAGAELLQSGAVAIIGPQTSQEAGFVAQMCVAAQVPMLSFSATDPLLSYQRFPYFIRLPHSDAVQMKAIAAVVDKFEWKQVVALYADNDFGSGVLSPLSEALVKVGSEISYRCPIPNNASKDYIRAELYKLMTMQTRVFVVHVSFELGQTIFSVATDIRMMGADYVWIITDGFSSLVDTLKPSDLDSMKGALATRALIKNSSDIFPKRWKEKFKAEFTPKDKVAKINMFAYYAYDSVSIIARALQQLNVTRFEFSPVPRSPRTELTGNKIFAQGERLMKLLLQMNYKGLSGQLRATSTPGELSDSPYEILNVVGGSGADAYPTVGLWKNGSGIGILSGLENVTWPGGSKNVPRGWAAPVDTTEELKIAVPVRRGFDQFVVTSHDRDPKITGGFVIDVFEEVVKGLPYALSYKFFPVGDSNFTPVYDNLVQRVYTKEFDGMVGDVTILANRSNFVDFTQPYSESGLVMVVPVRKVDTSNAWAFLRPFTPGMWIATGSFFLFTGIVVWVLEHKRNTTFRGIPRRQIVTMLWFSFSTLFFSQRERIVSSLARGVVIVWLFVVLILTSSYTASLTSILTVQQMKPTVTDVQFLLNSRAHVGYQRGSFVGHYLQEQLGFRQDQLHEYNSPQEYAQALSKDPKDGGVAAIFDEIPYIRIFLSSQCGFTIAGPVYRTGGLGFVFQKGSPLVSEISRSVLELSESAEMQRLQNKWFNMTECTKPGAQVDSNRLSMQSFWGLYLITGTASIVALLLFLGRLIYNYTRHNPAPEGPSISAHVKSFVNYMDQEESYFTRKSRSSLPGSNGNNNDYSSNSRPMSPFPATGSPMSPFPAGESPMSLTVSDTAGRPSSASWVSIDLDSEIEHEQVNENSHHYDRDGSL encoded by the exons ATGGGCTCCTCAATGCCCACCATTTTCATCTGCATCTACTTTATTTGCTGCTGCTGTTGCTGTTCAAGAGCACAAAATTTAACAGTAAACATAGGCGTTATATATCAGCTGGATGCGTTCGGTAAGGTCGTCAAGCCGGCCTTTGAATTGGCGGCAGAAGATGCGAACAAAAATTTCGAGCAGCAAAATTCGAGTATTCGGCTGGTTCTTCATTTCAAGGATTCCGGGGGAGATCCGGTGCTCGCCGCTTCAGCCG GGGCGGAGCTGTTGCAGAGCGGAGCGGTGGCGATAATTGGGCCGCAGACGTCTCAGGAGGCGGGGTTCGTAGCGCAGATGTGTGTTGCAGCGCAGGTGCCCATGTTGTCCTTCTCTGCAACCGATCCGCTGTTGTCTTACCAGCGCTTCCCTTACTTTATACGGCTGCCCCACAGCGACGCTGTGCAAATGAAGGCCATCGCCGCTGTAGTGGATAAATTCGAGTGGAAGCAAGTTGTGGCTCTGTACGCCGACAATGACTTCGGCTCTGGCGTGCTCTCGCCTCTCAGCGAAGCCCTAGTCAAG GTGGGATCCGAAATTAGCTACCGATGCCCCATTCCCAACAACGCTTCGAAGGATTACATTAGAGCGGAGCTTTACAAACTCATGACAATGCAGACCCGGGTTTTTGTTGTCCATGTGTCCTTTGAGCTGGGGCAGACTATTTTCTCTGTGGCGACAGATATTAGAATGATGGGCGCAGATTATGTGTGGATTATCACAGACGGGTTCAGTTCTCTTGTGGATACCCTGAAGCCCTCTGATCTCGACTCCATGAAGGGTGCCTTGGCGACTCGGGCACTTATTAAAAACTCCTCTGATATTTTCCCCAAGCGGtggaaagaaaaattcaaagctgaATTTACCCCCAAGGACAAAGTTGCGAAGATAAACATGTTCGCGTATTATGCGTACGATTCTGTGTCCATAATTGCTAGGGCTCTGCAGCAGTTAAATGTAACCCGCTTCGAATTCTCGCCGGTGCCGCGGAGCCCGAGGACGGAGCTCACGGGCAATAAAATTTTCGCGCAGGGAGAGCGTTTAATGAAGCTGCTTTTGCAGATGAATTACAAGGGCTTGAGCGGGCAGCTCAGAGCGACATCGACACCGGGTGAACTCTCTGATTCCCCGTATGAAATTCTTAATGTGGTGGGAGGATCAGGGGCCGACGCGTACCCTACGGTTGGGTTATGGAAAAATGGGTCTGGGATTGGGATTTTATCAGGCCTGGAAAACGTCACTTGGCCCGGCGGATCCAAAAATGTGCCCCGCGGGTGGGCAGCACCTGTTGACACCACCGAGGAGCTAAAGATCGCTGTTCCTGTAAGACGCGGTTTTGATCAATTCGTCGTGACAAGCCATGACAGGGATCCTAAGATCACTGGGGGTTTCGTCATCGACGTTTTTGAGGAGGTCGTCAAAGGGCTGCCTTATGCACTGTCTTACAAATTTTTTCCCGTGGGAGATAGCAATTTCACCCCAGTCTACGATAACCTTGTTCAGAGAGTCTACACGAAG GAGTTTGATGGAATGGTGGGCGATGTTACAATTCTGGCAAACCGAAGCAATTTCGTAGATTTCACGCAGCCGTATTCAGAATCCGGGTTAGTGATGGTGGTGCCGGTCCGGAAAGTCGATACCAGCAACGCTTGGGCGTTTCTGCGGCCTTTCACTCCAGGCATGTGGATTGCAACGGGCTCGTTCTTTCTCTTTACTGGAATCGTTGTGTGGGTGCTTGAACATAAGCGGAACACCACCTTCAGGGGAATCCCCAGGCGCCAAATTGTTACCATGCTCTG GTTTTCGTTCTCTACATTGTTTTTCTCGCAGA GGGAAAGGATTGTAAGCAGTTTGGCTCGAGGAGTGGTGATCGTATGGCTGTTTGTGGTGCTGATATTAACGTCCAGCTACACGGCCAGCCTCACATCAATCCTCACTGTACAGCAGATGAAACCAACTGTTACAGACGTGCAATTTCTGTTAAACAGTAGAGCGCATGTGGGTTACCAGCGAGGGTCCTTCGTAGGACATTATCTGCAAGAGCAGCTGGGATTTCGGCAAGACCAGCTGCATGAATATAACTCTCCCCAGGAGTACGCACAAGCACTCTCCAAAGACCCCAAAGATGGCGGAGTGGCTGCTATATTTGATGAGATTCCTTACATTCGCATATTTTTATCCAGTCAATGCGGATTTACCATTGCTGGCCCTGTCTACAGAACGGGAGGTCTCGGCTTT GTATTTCAGAAGGGGTCTCCACTGGTATCAGAGATATCAAGGTCAGTATTGGAACTTTCGGAGAGTGCAGAAATGCAGAGATTACAGAACAAATGGTTCAACATGACAGAATGCACAAAGCCCGGGGCACAAGTGGATTCCAACAGGCTGAGCATGCAGAGCTTCTGGGGTCTTTACCTAATCACAGGAACAGCATCTATAGTGGCACTGCTCTTGTTTCTGGGGCGTCTGATATACAACTACACTCGACATAACCCTGCTCCTGAAGGTCCATCCATCTCAGCCCATGTTAAGAGCTTCGTCAATTACATGGACCAGGAGGAGTCCTACTTCACAAGGAAGAGCAGGAGCTCTCTTCCTGGTTCTAATGGTAATAATAATGATTACAGCTCCAACAGCAGGCCAATGAGCCCTTTTCCTGCCACAGGAAGTCCCATGAGCCCTTTTCCTGCCGGGGAAAGTCCAATGAGCCTCACTGTCAGTGACACCGCAGGAAGGCCATCTTCTGCCTCGTGGGTATCCATAGATTTGGACTCTGAGATAGAACATGAACAAGTCAATGAAAATTCTCATCACTATGACAGGGATGGATCATTGTAA